The following are encoded in a window of Artemia franciscana chromosome 19, ASM3288406v1, whole genome shotgun sequence genomic DNA:
- the LOC136039558 gene encoding uncharacterized protein LOC136039558, protein MDVLWLCLCFHIVVCSGSSFRFPGESQLFRETEGANLKNRGGRVLFPRSEQNEIKNKGVSSHGKSNEFLYDKPLFRENVQKISKTNFPDVHLNQFKKGASLNTHEKLEVQYPSESLKIFKPSEPLNHHHEEPVLMRGGFAPIVHEAYYKEAPTFQSPFQIIEPPTFYKEGEEIPASPETILEIAKFYETLQKYDLPLVLPEKQLLQENIYPQKTPAEVTNIGVSHGKEGVLQDPRFSDFLSDPLIPNNSNQGAISEVEKFYDILQKYNLSIAEAAMLTEKQVVQEKQNDEEISASRAFTNGTAKVTNITVSHSKEGVPQFPPFIPSLHPNLISSKFNQETVPNIAKFYEILQKYNLSLEKTASLPEKQVVQENINTEETPAKVTNVEVSHGKEGVFAEPSISDSIQQPLISYHYIPEKILDIAKFYQGLQKYNLSLEKAAMSPEVVQENIHTQETPISRVFTNRTAEVTSIKASHGKENILQESPLLPPLISHHYIPPNEPLPVDLVRPPLINSQYFDPAVTLQSPELHSDFESTEKSVLRLETVATTPMNYQGIPEKKSNQPVSTLVPELVIPGNTPDVNILSSPFQSDTALPGYIPQLVNQQPQTHAHGYNQPPVVVHITVLNQNPERKVHAPAEKTEKENSQNLSENENFKKLIYTLNNSVYVNNTPIVQNYRNDLPEVTTTASKVLSSTEPVIVEDSFNSDIAEIDIRNVEKSFQNMYGRKNKIENSPSFIASAQAAASAYFPVIGRQETESENTEKDPFDLNPKTSFSITKKPIIIIEDASYHRLPEGGSGNFEKPLRNIYNRKRKIESYPVSTVNAESAANRYNSRQETQERESDIPVAPSRLFKVNSHLQKSDTHNVKPFRSIYTRKRKIGNSTLSEIRAEPTATTSNPARNRQGSRKAALENTSVAPSRLLKKRIRRIKVTSLEPKHTREYTPVGSQSRSMRSMKMFKEEKVGNVTISITASSCPELLGDISLSCALSRTHWDRSGVIFSWRRMLSKDIHHKQEDEIVISNGEELLIDDNRYRVIATPEGSRLSIRDITIEDCGMYSCEAFNAKGSGEKATIDFLVNLCS, encoded by the coding sequence ATGGATGTACTTTGGTTGTGTTTGTGCTTTCATATAGTTGTATGTTCAGGATCATCTTTTCGTTTTCCCGGGGAATCTCAGCTTTTCCGAGAGACAGAAGGAGCTAACTTGAAAAACAGAGGCGGGAGAGTTTTATTTCCCAGATCGgaacaaaatgaaattaagaATAAGGGCGTAAGTAGTCACGGAAAATCAAACGAATTTCTTTACGATAAGCCCCTTTTTCGagaaaatgtacaaaaaatatcaaaaactaattttccaGACGTACAtcttaatcaatttaaaaaaggggCTTCCCTTAACACTCATGAAAAACTTGAAGTACAATACCCCTCTGaatcattgaaaatttttaagccTTCTGAACCGCTCAATCATCACCATGAAGAGCCAGTACTTATGAGAGGGGGCTTTGCACCTATTGTACACGAAGCATATTATAAGGAAGCTCCGACATTCCAATCCCCATTTCAGATTATTGAACCACCAACATTTTATAAAGAAGGAGAAGAAATTCCTGCTTCTCCAGAAACGATTTTGGAGATAGCCAAATTTTATGAAActcttcaaaaatatgatttgcCTTTAGTATTACCTGAAAAACAATTGttacaagaaaatatatatccTCAAAAAACTCCAGCCGAGGTAACCAACATTGGAGTTTCTCATGGAAAAGAGGGTGTACTCCAAGATCCCCGTTTTAGTGACTTTCTTTCAGACCCTCTAATTCCAAACAATTCTAATCAAGGAGCAATCTCAGAGGTAGAAAAGTTTTATGACATTcttcaaaaatacaatttatctATAGCAGAGGCGGCTATGTTAACAGAAAAACAAGTTgtacaagaaaaacagaatgatGAAGAAATTTCAGCCTCAAGAGCGTTCACTAACGGAACAGCTAAGGTTACCAACATCACAGTGTCTCATAGCAAAGAGGGTGTACCTCAATTTCCCCCGTTTATTCCATCTCTTCATCCGAATCTGATTTCAAGCAAATTCAATCAAGAAACAGTTCCAAATATAGCAAAGTTTTATGAAAtccttcaaaaatataatttatcgTTAGAGAAGACAGCTTCGTTACCAGAAAAACAAGTAGTACAAGAAAACATAAATACTGAAGAAACTCCCGCTAAAGTCACCAACGTTGAAGTCTCCCATGGAAAAGAGGGTGTATTTGCAGAACCTTCAATAAGTGATTCAATTCAACAGCCTCTAATTTCATACCACTACATCCCGgaaaaaattttagacatagcaAAATTTTATCAAGGCCTTCAGAAATACAATTTATCTTTAGAGAAGGCAGCTATGTCACCAGAAGTGGTACAAGAAAATATACATACCCAAGAAACTCCAATTTCTAGAGTTTTTACTAACAGAACAGCTGAGGTTACCAGCATTAAAGCCTCccatggaaaagaaaatatacttcAAGAATCACCTCTTCTACCACCTCTAATTTCACACCACTACATTCCGCCAAACGAACCTCTACCAGTTGACTTAGTAAGACCACCCTTAATTAACTCTCAATATTTTGACCCGGCTGTGACATTACAAAGCCCTGAACTTCATAGTGACTTTGAATCAACAGAAAAAAGTGTGTTAAGACTAGAAACTGTAGCAACCACCCCAATGAACTACCAAGGGATTCCAGAGAAGAAATCTAACCAGCCTGTCTCTACTCTAGTGCCTGAATTAGTGATACCAGGAAATACACCAGACGTGAATATTTTATCTTCTCCTTTTCAAAGTGACACAGCGCTGCCAGGATATATCCCGCAACTCGTAAATCAGCAACCGCAAACTCACGCTCACGGTTATAATCAACCTCCTGTGGTTGTTCACATAACCGTTCTTAATCAGAACCCAGAACGTAAGGTTCATGCTCCTGcggagaaaactgaaaaagaaaactcgCAAAATTTGTcggaaaatgaaaactttaaaaaattgatatatacaTTAAATAATAGTGTCTATGTAAATAATACACCGATAGTTCAAAATTATAGAAACGACCTGCCCGAGGTAACAACCACAGCAAGTAAGGTCCTCTCAAGTACAGAACCTGTAATTGTCGAAGATAGTTTCAATTCAGATATAGCAGAAATTGATATAAGAAATGTCGAAAAATCATTCCAAAATATGTAcggtagaaaaaataaaattgaaaactcTCCATCTTTTATAGCCAGTGCCCAGGCTGCAGCTAGTGCGTACTTTCCTGTAATTGGAAGACAGGAAACCGAATCTGAAAATACGGAAAAAGACCCCTTTGACCTAAAtccaaaaactagtttttcaatcACAAAGAAACCAATAATAATAATCGAAGATGCTTCATATCACAGACTACCTGAAGGCGGTtcaggaaattttgaaaagccacttcgaaatatttataataggaaaaggaaaattgaaagttacCCAGTTTCAACAGTTAATGCAGAATCTGCTGCAAATAGATATAATAGCAGACAGGAAACTCAGGAAAGAGAATCAGATATACCAGTAGCTCCTAGTCGGTTGTTCAAGGTCAACTCACATTTACAGAAAAGTGATACACATAATGTGAAACCATTTCGTAGTATATAtacaaggaaaagaaaaattggaaattcaaCACTTTCAGAAATTAGAGCAGAACCAACTGCCACCACATCCAATCCTGCACGAAACAGACAGGGAAGTAGGAAAGCAGCACTAGAAAATACGTCAGTAGCGCCGAGTCGTCTACTGAagaaaagaataagaagaatCAAAGTGACATCCCTTGAACCTAAACACACGAGAGAATACACTCCGGTAGGAAGTCAATCAAGGTCGATGAGGTCAATGAAAatgtttaaagaagaaaaagttggaaatGTGACAATAAGTATCACTGCTTCTTCCTGTCCAGAGCTATTAGGGGATATATCCTTAAGTTGTGCATTAAGCCGCACGCATTGGGATCGAAGTGGCGTG